One genomic region from Leptospira montravelensis encodes:
- a CDS encoding class I SAM-dependent methyltransferase encodes MNQILSLSEECPLNQTCDWVPLYTTTGKYSGLSIVECKTCKLQALFPRPNQKELYSKDYYQGKADYTYIDERDHKKYFQYVWKARIRNIKKFVGTGNFLDIGSSFGGFLEIAREEGFSIQGVEISAYAASYANDSGIPTFNGTLMEANFPDNHFSVITLVEVIEHIENPKLFFKELTRILKPGGLLLLQTANFDGWQAKSEGSNYHYYMPGHVFYYSDTILKNILTNLGFSRFVSYFGVDFPLYAKLKKSRGSFHNWKDYLNWFRISYYHFKSKWKRNGFPITSSYILYAFKKQETA; translated from the coding sequence ATGAATCAAATTCTTTCTTTATCTGAAGAATGCCCACTGAACCAAACTTGTGATTGGGTACCTCTATATACTACGACTGGAAAATATTCCGGATTGTCCATAGTTGAATGTAAAACTTGCAAACTCCAAGCACTCTTCCCTCGCCCAAACCAAAAGGAACTTTATTCCAAAGATTACTACCAAGGCAAAGCAGATTATACATATATAGATGAAAGGGATCATAAAAAGTATTTTCAATATGTATGGAAAGCAAGGATTCGAAATATAAAAAAGTTTGTAGGTACCGGGAACTTTTTAGATATAGGTTCTTCCTTTGGTGGATTCTTAGAAATTGCTAGAGAAGAAGGCTTTTCCATTCAAGGCGTTGAAATCTCCGCGTATGCTGCCAGTTATGCGAATGACAGTGGAATTCCCACATTTAACGGAACTCTAATGGAGGCAAATTTTCCAGACAATCATTTTAGCGTCATCACACTTGTTGAAGTGATTGAACATATTGAAAATCCCAAACTTTTTTTTAAAGAACTCACAAGAATCCTAAAACCGGGTGGCCTCCTTCTCCTCCAAACCGCCAATTTTGATGGATGGCAGGCAAAATCAGAAGGATCCAATTATCATTATTACATGCCCGGTCATGTTTTTTATTACTCAGACACCATCCTAAAAAATATATTGACGAACTTAGGATTTAGTCGTTTTGTATCGTACTTCGGAGTGGATTTTCCGTTATATGCGAAACTAAAAAAATCAAGAGGATCCTTTCATAATTGGAAAGATTATCTAAATTGGTTTCGTATTTCGTATTACCATTTTAAATCCAAATGGAAACGAAATGGATTCCCAATCACTTCTAGTTACATTTTATACGCCTTCAAAAAACAGGAAACCGCATGA